The Megalops cyprinoides isolate fMegCyp1 chromosome 9, fMegCyp1.pri, whole genome shotgun sequence genome has a window encoding:
- the nkapd1 gene encoding uncharacterized protein NKAPD1 gives MSREPMGKVLLRNVIRHTDAHNKIQEESEMWKLRDMERQAPAQTAFHKRTPAHMHRGHMHCDRFLEETSVSARDRTDEREARYWTRKLYEFEASDPDRWGHSGFKELYPEEFELDSEKEGSDGENHRRKKGKAGLEADRHKRSKKSSRKKKKKKKEKKKRKAEEAAEERSGSEGDSDRRRRRKKSGKSKHRRKKRERERGRKVESSSEDSDSAGRDLPRKRHRKPERDGEAQDQAEPHRKKRKNWKATNEENSEESSED, from the exons ATGTCGCGGGAACCAATGGGCAAAGTGTTGCTAAGAAATGTAATCCgtcacacagatgcacataatAAG ATTCAGGAGGAATCGGAGATGTGGAAGCTGCGGGATATGGAGAGACAGGCTCCAGCCCAGACTGCGTTCCACAAACGGACCCCTGCGCACATGCACAG GGGCCACATGCACTGTGACCGTTTTCTAGAGGAGACGTCCGTTTCGGCGCGTGACAGAACCGATGAGCGAGAGGCGCGATACTGGACACGCAAACTGTACGAGTTCGAGGCCAGCGACCCCGACAG GTGGGGACACAGTGGCTTTAAAGAGCTGTACCCTGAGGAGTTTGAGCTGGACAG tgAGAAGGAGGGCAGTGACGGAGAGAATCACAGGAGGAAGAAGGGCAAGGCTGGCCTGGAGGCCGACAGACACAAGCGCTCCAAGAAGTCCtccaggaagaagaagaagaagaagaaggagaagaagaagaggaaggcagaggaggCGGCGGAGGAGAGGAGCGGCAGCGAGGGGGACAGCGACAGGCGGcggaggaggaaaaagagcGGGAAAAGCAAACAtaggaggaagaagagggagcgagagagggggaggaaggtgGAGAGCAGCTCGGAGGACAGCGACTCCGCTGGCAGGGACCTACCCAGGAAACGGCACAGGAAGCCGGAGAGAGACGGCGAGGCCCAGGACCAGGCAGAACCAcacaggaagaagaggaagaactGGAA